In Flavobacterium endoglycinae, one DNA window encodes the following:
- a CDS encoding amidohydrolase family protein, translating into MTRIITLFCIFIAQIGFSQSAESYLEKIRNNEALLTAFFQQMPKGGDLHHHFSGSVYAEPLLERAIAEDFYLNLETMAVSKTKPEKGNWENFSSLAAKGKLDYYEQQVIQTWSAKDYNGVSVPSDDLFFDSFQKFEPTISGHFAEGMLELKKRAIAENVLYIETQLSTIPCDMNVSDLTDFNSKLRQAADQKDEKAVLKLLDELYKSLQKKDAKKYADNFNTNFLAKLHKDLKIDDEKFTMRYQNFVLRFMEPVDLFKNLVIAFISSSESKLTAGVNIVSPEHGKTSMKDYWLHMVMFKYCHSKFPDVKYTLHAGELTLGLVEPEELTWHINDAIYIAGANRIGHGVDIAYEANSYDLLKYMSEKNIPIEINLVSNEFILKVKENRHPFTLYKEFNVPIVISTDDAGILRSNMTEQYVLLAKRYPDVNYETIKKYVYNSINYSFIQDASVKKQLLKDLDSRFKSFEAKFSKN; encoded by the coding sequence ATGACAAGAATAATTACACTTTTCTGCATTTTTATAGCACAAATTGGCTTTTCTCAATCAGCTGAGAGTTATTTAGAAAAAATCAGAAATAATGAAGCTCTCTTAACCGCTTTCTTTCAACAAATGCCTAAAGGAGGCGATTTACACCATCACTTTTCAGGATCTGTTTATGCAGAACCGCTTTTAGAAAGAGCAATTGCAGAAGACTTTTATCTGAATCTTGAAACTATGGCGGTTTCTAAAACCAAACCCGAAAAAGGAAACTGGGAAAACTTTTCATCTCTTGCAGCCAAAGGAAAATTAGATTATTACGAGCAGCAAGTCATACAAACTTGGTCGGCTAAAGATTATAACGGCGTTTCTGTACCTTCTGATGATTTGTTTTTTGATTCTTTTCAAAAATTCGAACCTACCATCAGCGGTCATTTTGCAGAAGGAATGCTGGAATTAAAAAAACGTGCTATCGCTGAAAATGTTCTTTATATAGAAACGCAGTTAAGTACAATTCCGTGCGATATGAACGTTTCTGATTTAACAGATTTCAACTCGAAATTACGTCAAGCAGCAGATCAAAAAGACGAAAAAGCGGTTCTTAAGCTTTTAGATGAATTATACAAATCGCTTCAGAAAAAAGATGCTAAAAAATATGCTGATAATTTCAATACCAATTTCTTAGCAAAACTGCATAAAGATTTAAAAATCGATGATGAAAAATTCACCATGCGTTATCAAAATTTTGTGCTTCGTTTTATGGAACCAGTAGATTTATTCAAAAATCTGGTCATTGCTTTTATTTCGTCAAGCGAAAGCAAACTAACGGCTGGTGTAAATATTGTTTCTCCAGAACATGGAAAAACTTCTATGAAGGATTACTGGCTTCACATGGTAATGTTTAAATATTGCCACTCAAAATTTCCAGATGTAAAATATACGCTTCATGCGGGCGAATTGACCTTAGGATTGGTTGAACCAGAAGAATTAACCTGGCATATTAATGATGCGATTTATATTGCTGGTGCAAACCGAATTGGTCACGGAGTTGATATTGCTTACGAAGCCAATTCATATGATTTGCTGAAATATATGTCTGAAAAGAATATTCCGATTGAAATTAATTTGGTGAGCAATGAATTCATTTTGAAAGTAAAAGAAAACAGACATCCGTTTACACTTTACAAAGAATTTAATGTGCCAATTGTAATCAGCACTGACGACGCGGGTATTTTAAGAAGCAATATGACTGAACAATATGTTTTACTCGCAAAAAGATACCCTGATGTGAATTACGAAACGATAAAAAAATACGTTTATAACAGCATCAATTACAGTTTTATTCAAGATGCTTCGGTTAAAAAACAATTACTAAAAGATTTAGATAGTCGTTTTAAATCTTTTGAAGCCAAGTTTTCTAAAAACTAA
- a CDS encoding antibiotic biosynthesis monooxygenase family protein, with protein sequence MILEGAFLYVKPELASQFEADFAKASQYISSIDGYLGHRLEKCLEVENKYLLLVDWNTLEDHTIGFRTSKAYLEWKKILHHYYEPFPIVEHFESVFENKKQ encoded by the coding sequence ATGATTTTAGAAGGAGCATTTCTTTATGTAAAACCAGAATTAGCCTCTCAATTTGAAGCTGATTTTGCGAAAGCAAGTCAATATATTTCTTCAATTGATGGATATTTAGGGCATCGTTTGGAAAAGTGTCTGGAAGTTGAAAACAAATACCTTTTATTAGTGGATTGGAACACATTAGAAGATCATACAATTGGTTTTCGAACTTCTAAAGCGTATTTGGAATGGAAAAAGATTTTGCATCATTATTACGAGCCATTTCCAATTGTAGAACACTTTGAATCTGTTTTTGAAAATAAAAAACAATAA
- the rlmH gene encoding 23S rRNA (pseudouridine(1915)-N(3))-methyltransferase RlmH: MNIKLLAIGKTDNKSLQTLIDDYTKRLSFYIKFDLEVIPDIKNVKNLSESQQKEKEGELILSKLSATDQLILLDENGKTFSSVGFSEELQKKMNSGVKTLVFVIGGPYGFSETVYKKAQGKVSLSLMTFSHQMVRLFFIEQLYRGFTILRNEPYHHQ; encoded by the coding sequence ATGAACATCAAACTTCTCGCCATAGGCAAAACAGATAATAAATCGCTTCAAACTTTGATTGACGATTATACTAAACGTTTGTCATTTTACATCAAATTTGATTTGGAAGTTATTCCAGATATCAAAAACGTAAAAAACTTATCTGAAAGCCAGCAAAAAGAAAAAGAAGGTGAACTTATTCTTTCGAAACTTTCTGCCACAGATCAATTGATTTTATTAGATGAAAATGGAAAAACTTTTTCAAGCGTTGGATTCTCTGAAGAATTACAAAAGAAAATGAATTCTGGTGTCAAAACTTTGGTTTTTGTAATTGGCGGCCCTTATGGCTTTTCTGAAACTGTTTATAAAAAAGCGCAGGGAAAAGTTTCGCTTTCGCTAATGACGTTTTCACATCAGATGGTACGTTTATTTTTCATCGAACAATTGTACCGCGGATTTACGATTTTACGAAACGAACCTTATCATCATCAGTAA
- the folP gene encoding dihydropteroate synthase → MTINCKGELIDLSIPKVMGILNVTPNSFFDGGKYKNENEILSQVDKMLSEGAAFIDIGAYSSKPSAEFVTEQEEIDRIVPAIELILKHFPETLLSIDTFRAEVAKASIESGAAIINDIAAGELDEKMFDVIAHYNVPYIMMHMRGNPQTMQSLTQYDDISKEMLFYFSEKVKKARSLGINDLILDPGFGFAKTTDQNYEVMQKMELFNVLDLPVLAGISRKSMIYKTLDIAPQEALNGTTFLNTIALTKGAKILRVHDVKEAVECVTLFGKLTTDF, encoded by the coding sequence ATGACAATTAACTGTAAAGGAGAACTTATAGATTTGTCGATTCCTAAAGTTATGGGAATCCTTAATGTTACTCCAAATTCTTTCTTTGACGGCGGAAAATATAAAAACGAAAACGAAATTCTTTCGCAGGTTGATAAAATGCTTTCTGAAGGCGCAGCTTTCATCGATATTGGGGCATATTCGAGTAAACCCAGCGCAGAGTTTGTAACGGAACAAGAAGAAATTGACCGAATTGTTCCGGCAATCGAATTGATTTTAAAGCATTTTCCGGAAACTTTGTTGTCAATTGATACTTTTAGAGCAGAAGTTGCCAAAGCGAGTATAGAAAGCGGCGCGGCGATTATAAATGATATTGCGGCAGGAGAGTTAGACGAAAAAATGTTTGACGTAATTGCGCATTACAACGTTCCGTATATCATGATGCACATGCGTGGAAATCCGCAGACAATGCAGAGTTTGACACAATATGATGATATTAGTAAAGAAATGCTTTTTTATTTTTCTGAAAAAGTAAAAAAAGCGAGAAGTTTAGGAATCAACGATTTGATTTTAGATCCAGGCTTCGGCTTTGCTAAAACAACCGATCAAAATTATGAAGTAATGCAAAAAATGGAACTTTTCAATGTTTTAGATTTACCAGTTTTAGCAGGAATTTCTAGAAAATCAATGATTTATAAAACACTTGATATTGCGCCTCAAGAAGCTCTAAACGGAACCACTTTCCTAAATACAATTGCTTTAACTAAAGGCGCCAAAATTCTTAGAGTTCACGATGTGAAAGAAGCCGTGGAATGTGTTACTTTGTTTGGAAAGTTAACTACGGATTTTTAA
- a CDS encoding DUF1599 domain-containing protein gives MKNTSQEFDNVIAVCRTLFINKMKDYGSAWRILRLPSLTDQIFIKAQRIRSLQENEIRKVDEDEKGEFIGIINYSIMALIQLELGVVDQPDLDVEKATELYDAKVQLTKDLMEAKNHDYGEAWRDMRVSSLTDLILQKLLRVKQIEDNKGKTLVSEGIDANYQDMINYSVFALILNPITK, from the coding sequence ATGAAGAATACTTCCCAAGAGTTTGATAATGTAATCGCAGTCTGCCGAACTTTGTTTATCAATAAAATGAAAGATTATGGCAGTGCATGGAGAATTTTAAGACTTCCATCATTGACAGATCAGATTTTCATAAAAGCACAAAGAATTAGAAGTTTACAGGAAAATGAAATCCGTAAAGTTGATGAAGATGAAAAAGGAGAATTTATCGGAATCATCAATTATTCTATTATGGCTTTGATTCAGTTAGAATTAGGTGTTGTTGACCAGCCTGATCTTGATGTGGAAAAAGCAACTGAATTATATGATGCTAAAGTGCAGCTTACCAAAGATTTAATGGAAGCCAAAAACCACGATTACGGTGAGGCCTGGCGTGATATGCGAGTAAGTTCTTTAACTGATTTAATTCTGCAGAAACTCCTTCGCGTTAAGCAAATCGAGGATAACAAAGGTAAAACATTAGTTTCTGAAGGAATTGATGCTAATTATCAGGATATGATTAATTATTCTGTTTTTGCTTTAATCCTTAATCCTATTACGAAATAA
- a CDS encoding BT_3928 family protein, protein MKNIITQFSRLFVGVLFIISGLIKLNDPVGFSYKLAEYFSEPVFNLPFLEPLALGLAIFLVILEVVLGVMLLVGYKATQTIWALLLLIIFFTFLTFYSAYFDVVKDCGCFGDALHLTPWQSFGKDVILLFFILILFINQKLIKPLFSNSKTNLVVYLSVVLSAFMAYWVLNHNPIKDFRPYKVGNNIQKGMEIPEGAPKSVVEMIFIYKVNGVDKEFTEKDLMNIPEGATFVDRKDKVITEGYVPPIHDFTMTKDDADHKDELLQEPKLVIFVTYDLSKSKPEGMKKLAKVTEDAKAKGYKVIAMTASGADEIAKAKKDYNLNVDFYFCDATTLKTVERANPSIVVLHKGTVVQKLHYNDIDDLKLSDTAYSL, encoded by the coding sequence ATGAAAAACATCATTACTCAATTTTCCCGATTATTTGTCGGTGTATTATTTATTATTTCTGGATTAATAAAATTGAATGATCCTGTTGGATTTTCATATAAACTGGCCGAATATTTTAGTGAGCCGGTTTTCAATTTGCCTTTTTTAGAGCCGCTGGCTTTAGGATTAGCAATTTTTTTAGTAATTCTAGAAGTCGTTCTGGGTGTTATGTTATTAGTAGGTTATAAAGCCACACAAACTATCTGGGCATTATTACTTTTAATCATTTTCTTCACGTTCCTTACCTTCTACTCTGCTTATTTTGATGTAGTAAAAGATTGCGGTTGTTTCGGAGACGCTTTACACTTAACGCCTTGGCAGTCATTTGGTAAAGACGTTATTTTATTATTCTTTATTTTGATTTTATTTATCAATCAAAAATTAATAAAACCTTTATTTTCAAATTCAAAAACTAATCTTGTCGTTTATTTAAGCGTTGTTCTATCGGCTTTTATGGCGTATTGGGTTTTAAATCATAATCCAATTAAAGATTTTCGTCCGTATAAAGTTGGAAACAACATTCAGAAAGGAATGGAAATTCCAGAAGGCGCTCCAAAATCTGTGGTGGAAATGATTTTCATTTACAAAGTAAACGGAGTTGATAAAGAGTTTACTGAGAAAGATTTAATGAATATTCCAGAAGGCGCTACTTTCGTCGATCGTAAAGATAAAGTTATTACAGAAGGTTATGTTCCGCCAATTCATGATTTTACGATGACAAAAGATGATGCTGATCATAAAGATGAATTGCTTCAAGAACCAAAATTAGTGATTTTTGTAACCTATGATTTAAGCAAATCGAAACCAGAAGGCATGAAAAAATTAGCTAAAGTTACAGAAGATGCCAAAGCGAAAGGCTATAAAGTTATTGCCATGACCGCATCTGGAGCTGATGAAATCGCAAAAGCTAAAAAAGATTACAATTTAAATGTAGATTTTTACTTCTGCGACGCAACTACCCTAAAAACAGTTGAAAGAGCCAATCCAAGCATTGTGGTTTTACACAAAGGAACTGTAGTTCAAAAACTTCATTACAACGATATTGATGATTTAAAATTATCTGATACAGCATATAGTCTTTAA
- a CDS encoding lipase family protein, producing MKKHCHLIILSFTILFSIISFGHKKNNDQSYIFFLHNKFVEEHNLNEFHPEYGKAEYNEILNSFRKDNFIVLSEIRSKNTNVPNYAKKIVKQIQELLKKGVAPNKITVIGTSKGGYIAQYVSTYLANPNVNFVFIGCFRDVDIEKIPDINFCGNILTIYEKSDIYGVSAIRRKETSKLKINHFKEVELNTGLKHGFLFKALDGWIVPCKKWASGNYDLN from the coding sequence ATGAAAAAACACTGCCATCTAATTATCCTATCTTTTACAATTTTATTTAGTATTATAAGTTTTGGGCATAAAAAAAATAACGACCAATCTTATATATTTTTTCTTCATAATAAATTTGTTGAAGAACATAATTTGAACGAATTTCACCCAGAATATGGAAAAGCCGAATACAATGAAATTTTAAATTCTTTTAGAAAAGATAATTTTATTGTTTTAAGTGAAATTCGAAGCAAAAATACTAACGTTCCAAACTATGCCAAAAAGATTGTAAAGCAGATTCAGGAATTATTAAAAAAAGGTGTTGCACCTAACAAAATAACGGTTATTGGAACATCTAAAGGCGGTTATATTGCACAATATGTTTCAACGTATTTAGCCAATCCAAATGTAAATTTTGTTTTTATTGGCTGCTTTAGAGATGTTGATATTGAGAAAATTCCAGATATTAATTTCTGCGGAAATATTTTGACAATTTATGAAAAATCAGATATTTATGGTGTTTCGGCAATAAGAAGAAAAGAAACTTCAAAACTGAAAATCAATCATTTTAAAGAAGTTGAACTAAACACTGGTTTAAAACATGGATTTTTGTTCAAAGCATTAGACGGCTGGATTGTGCCATGCAAAAAATGGGCATCGGGAAATTATGATTTGAATTAA
- a CDS encoding TlpA family protein disulfide reductase, giving the protein MKQIALAVIAFITFSCSQAQKTSFSKEALSEKLLGTDDSQTTFKNILKKYKGKTLVIEVWASWCGDCVKAMPKLKELQANNPDVSYLFISADKTADKWKAGIEKHELNKGDHYMMNDGMKGLFGKAIDLDWIPRYIVIDKTGKIVLYRAIETDFDKINETLKSLK; this is encoded by the coding sequence ATGAAACAAATTGCTTTAGCTGTAATAGCATTTATTACTTTTTCATGCTCTCAAGCTCAGAAAACCAGTTTTTCAAAAGAAGCTTTATCTGAAAAATTATTAGGAACTGATGATAGTCAGACTACTTTTAAAAACATTTTAAAAAAATACAAAGGAAAAACATTAGTAATCGAAGTTTGGGCTTCTTGGTGCGGCGACTGTGTAAAAGCAATGCCGAAATTAAAAGAATTACAAGCTAATAATCCTGATGTTTCTTACCTGTTTATTTCGGCTGATAAAACGGCTGATAAATGGAAAGCAGGAATTGAAAAACACGAATTAAACAAAGGCGATCATTATATGATGAACGACGGGATGAAAGGTCTTTTTGGAAAAGCAATTGACTTAGACTGGATTCCAAGATACATTGTTATCGACAAAACTGGGAAAATTGTTTTATACCGTGCTATCGAAACTGATTTCGATAAAATAAATGAAACACTTAAAAGCTTAAAATAA
- the tpiA gene encoding triose-phosphate isomerase — protein sequence MRKSIVAGNWKMHKNAAQTEELLNELIAKVPAKTNAQVIVAPTFVNLQAAAAKLKNTTIGVSAQNVHQAEGGAFTGEISADMLTSIGVNTVILGHSERRAIFHETDALIASKVDTALKHDMTVIFCFGEELKDRQSGNHFNIVENQLRDGVFHIAKESWSKIVLAYEPVWAIGTGETASPEQAQEMHEFIRETIRKAFGGEIADEVSILYGGSVKPENAKEIFSKPDVDGGLIGGAALKADDFLAIVTAI from the coding sequence ATGAGAAAATCGATTGTTGCAGGAAACTGGAAAATGCATAAAAATGCAGCTCAAACTGAAGAATTATTAAACGAGTTAATTGCTAAAGTTCCAGCAAAAACTAATGCACAAGTAATTGTAGCGCCAACTTTTGTAAACTTACAAGCGGCAGCTGCAAAATTAAAAAACACAACTATTGGAGTTTCTGCTCAAAACGTTCACCAAGCTGAAGGTGGCGCTTTTACAGGAGAAATCTCTGCAGATATGTTAACAAGCATTGGTGTTAACACCGTAATTTTAGGTCACTCTGAGCGTAGAGCTATTTTCCACGAAACAGATGCTTTAATCGCAAGTAAAGTAGATACTGCTTTGAAACATGACATGACAGTTATTTTCTGTTTTGGAGAAGAATTAAAAGATCGTCAATCTGGAAATCACTTCAACATTGTTGAAAACCAATTACGTGATGGTGTATTCCACATTGCAAAAGAATCTTGGTCTAAAATTGTTTTAGCATACGAGCCAGTTTGGGCTATCGGAACAGGAGAAACTGCTTCGCCAGAGCAAGCTCAAGAAATGCACGAATTCATTAGAGAAACTATCCGTAAAGCTTTTGGAGGTGAAATCGCTGATGAAGTTTCTATTTTATACGGTGGTTCTGTAAAACCAGAAAACGCTAAAGAAATCTTCTCTAAACCAGACGTAGATGGTGGTTTAATTGGAGGTGCAGCTTTAAAAGCAGATGATTTCTTGGCTATTGTTACAGCTATCTAA
- the prmA gene encoding 50S ribosomal protein L11 methyltransferase, with protein sequence MSNIYLGYHFTIEPKEFGSEILVAELGEKAFESFTETENGISAFVKKDLWDENILDDIYILQSEEFKIEYTIEEIDQVNWNEEWEKNFEPIDVDGKCHVRAPFHEKTDAEFDIVIEPKMSFGTGHHETTHMMIQHLLEMDVKGLKTLDMGCGTAILAILAEMKGAEPIDAIDIDNWCYLNSIENAERNNCKHISVYEGDAALLAGKKYDLIIANINRNILLNDMQAYVDSLNPKGIILFSGFYEEDIPFIDASCTEKGLTYVKKLQRNNWVSLKYVN encoded by the coding sequence ATGTCAAATATATATTTAGGATATCACTTTACGATAGAGCCAAAAGAATTTGGATCAGAAATTTTAGTTGCTGAATTGGGCGAAAAAGCGTTTGAAAGTTTTACAGAGACTGAAAACGGAATTTCGGCTTTTGTGAAGAAAGATTTATGGGACGAAAATATTCTCGATGATATTTATATTTTGCAGTCTGAAGAGTTTAAAATTGAATATACAATTGAAGAAATCGATCAGGTGAACTGGAATGAAGAATGGGAAAAAAACTTTGAACCTATTGATGTAGATGGAAAATGCCATGTTCGCGCTCCTTTTCATGAAAAAACAGATGCTGAATTTGATATTGTAATCGAACCTAAAATGAGTTTTGGAACTGGTCATCACGAAACCACTCATATGATGATCCAGCATTTATTGGAAATGGACGTTAAAGGTTTAAAAACTCTTGATATGGGATGCGGAACTGCCATTTTAGCCATTTTAGCCGAAATGAAAGGCGCAGAACCTATTGATGCTATCGATATTGACAATTGGTGTTACCTCAACTCTATCGAAAATGCAGAACGCAATAATTGTAAACACATCAGCGTTTATGAAGGCGATGCAGCATTATTGGCAGGAAAAAAATACGATTTGATTATTGCCAACATCAACAGAAACATTTTGTTAAACGATATGCAGGCTTATGTAGATAGTTTAAACCCAAAAGGAATTATTCTATTCAGCGGTTTTTATGAAGAAGATATTCCTTTTATCGATGCTTCATGTACTGAAAAAGGCTTAACGTATGTTAAAAAGCTTCAGCGAAACAACTGGGTTTCATTAAAATACGTAAATTAG
- a CDS encoding ATP-dependent Clp protease adaptor ClpS yields MSTKEKVKERVREKQATVFNNEIVLYNDDVNTFDHVIDTLMRVCDHTPEQAEQCSLIVHYNGKCTVKTGPIDKLKPQCTLLLEAGLSAEIV; encoded by the coding sequence ATGAGTACTAAAGAAAAAGTAAAAGAAAGAGTTCGCGAAAAGCAGGCTACAGTCTTCAATAACGAAATTGTTCTTTACAACGACGATGTAAATACTTTTGATCACGTTATTGACACACTTATGCGTGTTTGTGACCATACTCCTGAACAAGCAGAACAATGTTCCTTAATTGTACATTACAACGGAAAATGCACTGTAAAAACAGGTCCTATCGACAAATTAAAACCGCAATGTACACTTCTTTTAGAAGCTGGGCTTAGTGCCGAGATTGTTTAG
- a CDS encoding sterol desaturase family protein, translated as MEEYGKILIIAMPVFLALIIIEKIYGIYKKNDTAPLIDSVSSISSGITNSVKDVLGLSVTFLSYEWMVSKIAIFHQEPSVISYIIAFFVIDFYGYWSHRFAHQINFFWNKHAIHHSSEEFNLACALRQPIASLANLFTFLLIPAALLGVPASVIAITLPLHLFLQFWYHTKHIKKLGFLEHIIVTPSHHRVHHAINPEYLDKNHSQIFIFWDKWFGTFQEELDDVPPVFGITRPAHTWNPVKINFQHLTLLIKDAWRAENWKDKLTIWFKPTGWRPADFDEKYPVYKIENVFDFEKYGTNNSKKLIYWSVIQILITLLFVSYLFDNIATIGLPNIFIYGFFILITIYSNSELMDKSRYAIFWEGFRLVSAIGIITYYGDWFGLNSIFHLSNYIVLSYLVLSFLISIYFVTIDFKTNQNQTNQNQTNQNQTNQNQTNNEKKSFL; from the coding sequence ATGGAAGAATACGGAAAGATATTAATTATCGCAATGCCGGTTTTTTTAGCCCTAATTATTATTGAAAAAATATACGGCATTTATAAAAAAAACGACACTGCTCCTTTAATCGACAGTGTATCGAGCATTAGTTCTGGAATAACCAATTCTGTTAAAGACGTTTTAGGTTTAAGCGTTACTTTTCTTTCCTATGAATGGATGGTTTCCAAAATTGCCATTTTTCATCAAGAGCCTAGCGTTATATCTTACATCATTGCTTTTTTTGTAATTGATTTTTACGGTTACTGGAGCCATAGATTTGCTCATCAAATTAACTTTTTCTGGAACAAACACGCGATACATCATAGCAGCGAAGAATTTAATCTGGCCTGCGCACTCCGCCAGCCTATTGCTAGTTTAGCCAATTTATTTACTTTTTTACTGATTCCGGCTGCTCTTCTAGGCGTTCCTGCTTCTGTTATTGCTATCACTCTTCCACTGCATTTGTTTTTACAATTTTGGTATCATACAAAACATATCAAAAAATTGGGATTTCTAGAACACATTATTGTTACGCCTTCTCATCATAGGGTTCATCATGCTATAAATCCCGAATATTTAGATAAGAACCATTCACAAATATTTATTTTTTGGGATAAATGGTTTGGTACTTTTCAAGAAGAATTAGACGATGTTCCTCCTGTGTTTGGAATCACTAGACCTGCTCATACATGGAATCCTGTAAAAATTAATTTTCAGCATTTGACTTTATTGATTAAAGATGCCTGGCGCGCCGAAAACTGGAAAGACAAACTCACAATCTGGTTTAAACCAACAGGATGGCGTCCAGCAGATTTCGATGAAAAATATCCAGTATACAAAATCGAAAATGTATTTGATTTTGAAAAATATGGTACCAATAATTCTAAAAAACTTATTTACTGGTCGGTTATTCAGATTTTGATAACGCTTTTATTTGTGAGTTATCTGTTTGATAATATTGCCACAATTGGTCTTCCAAATATATTTATCTATGGATTTTTTATTTTGATAACCATCTACAGCAATTCTGAACTTATGGATAAAAGCCGATATGCCATATTTTGGGAAGGTTTTAGATTAGTATCTGCAATTGGTATTATCACCTATTATGGTGACTGGTTTGGTTTAAACTCAATTTTTCATTTAAGTAATTATATCGTTTTAAGCTATTTAGTCTTGTCGTTTTTGATAAGCATTTACTTTGTAACAATTGATTTCAAAACCAATCAAAACCAAACCAATCAAAACCAAACCAATCAAAACCAAACCAATCAAAACCAAACCAACAATGAAAAAAAATCTTTTCTTTAA
- a CDS encoding lysoplasmalogenase: MKKNLFFKIFTAFSFLYLLLLFLGHENFDYYLKPILIPLLTIGVYFNKKFATRKILLAALFFSWIGDVILLFADISEIYFIIGLVSFLIAHILYCVLFNRQIKERVRKNISFFVVGSIIIAGYLIAMLSILLPSLGDLKIPVIVYASVISIMLLFAYNGLLIWPKPANQLVFLGALFFVISDSILAVNKFYNPLWKSSFFIMLTYLVAQYLIVTGIIKLNRKEKD, translated from the coding sequence ATGAAAAAAAATCTTTTCTTTAAAATCTTTACAGCCTTTAGTTTTCTCTATCTGCTTCTTTTATTCTTAGGACACGAAAATTTTGATTATTATTTAAAACCCATATTAATACCTTTATTGACAATTGGTGTTTATTTTAATAAAAAATTTGCAACTCGAAAAATTCTTTTAGCCGCCCTATTTTTCTCTTGGATTGGCGATGTTATTTTACTCTTTGCTGATATTTCAGAAATCTATTTCATTATTGGGTTAGTTTCTTTTCTAATTGCTCATATCTTGTATTGTGTTCTTTTTAATCGTCAGATAAAAGAAAGAGTTCGAAAAAACATCTCTTTTTTTGTTGTAGGAAGCATTATCATTGCAGGCTATTTAATTGCAATGCTTTCTATTTTACTGCCTTCTTTAGGTGATTTAAAAATTCCAGTAATCGTCTACGCTTCGGTTATTTCAATAATGCTTTTGTTTGCTTACAACGGACTTTTGATCTGGCCGAAACCAGCAAATCAACTCGTATTTTTGGGTGCTTTGTTTTTTGTAATTTCAGACAGCATATTGGCTGTCAATAAATTTTACAATCCTCTCTGGAAAAGTTCATTTTTTATTATGCTGACTTATCTTGTGGCACAATATCTGATTGTAACAGGAATAATCAAACTAAACCGAAAAGAGAAAGACTAA
- a CDS encoding lipoprotein: MKKIIVFLVLLVTVTSCISTKSTLKNVDDNAPDLILSRNNTFVISQFSKDKKYGYDPDYPVNIFFRNTRNEAENEVRFLNALAGPNGEKITFKRLETCCPFPTKRSDMGAGFLNVYELTWEGQKKPITLYLNVYEKGILMVPMGLSLKKE; this comes from the coding sequence ATGAAAAAAATAATCGTATTCCTTGTTTTATTAGTTACGGTAACTTCTTGTATCAGCACAAAATCTACTTTAAAAAATGTTGATGATAATGCGCCTGATTTAATTTTAAGCAGAAATAACACGTTTGTAATTTCACAATTCAGCAAAGACAAAAAATACGGATACGATCCTGATTATCCCGTAAATATATTCTTCAGAAATACTAGAAATGAAGCCGAAAACGAAGTACGTTTTTTAAATGCATTAGCGGGTCCAAATGGTGAAAAAATTACTTTTAAACGCTTAGAAACCTGCTGCCCTTTTCCAACAAAAAGAAGCGACATGGGAGCTGGATTTTTAAATGTTTACGAATTAACTTGGGAAGGACAAAAAAAGCCAATAACGCTTTATTTAAATGTATATGAAAAAGGAATTTTAATGGTTCCGATGGGATTGAGTCTGAAAAAGGAATAA